A stretch of Stenotrophomonas indicatrix DNA encodes these proteins:
- a CDS encoding suppressor of fused domain protein, which yields MGTVTEQHRAVAMHALKIMGGDARPKVQAFYDDRRQRSVDILTTLSAPEAGLKSISSIGLSDCALRHSNGRELETHVELCACVTAFFWREGKFAGLQLPSLAINWLQCIAIHESERRLIEQIGADVFDDLLQRHEVDVFDMDRIALPASGAA from the coding sequence ATGGGCACAGTCACCGAGCAGCATCGCGCGGTAGCGATGCACGCGCTGAAGATCATGGGCGGCGACGCACGGCCCAAGGTCCAGGCCTTTTACGATGACCGTCGCCAGCGTTCGGTCGACATCCTGACGACACTCAGCGCTCCGGAAGCGGGCCTCAAGTCGATTTCGTCCATCGGACTATCTGATTGCGCTCTACGTCATTCGAATGGTCGTGAACTGGAAACGCACGTCGAGCTTTGCGCATGTGTAACTGCCTTCTTCTGGCGTGAGGGAAAGTTTGCGGGACTGCAGCTGCCATCTCTCGCGATAAACTGGCTCCAGTGCATCGCCATCCATGAATCTGAGCGGCGCCTGATCGAGCAGATTGGCGCGGACGTATTTGATGATCTGCTGCAACGTCACGAGGTCGACGTGTTCGACATGGATCGTATCGCGCTGCCTGCATCGGGCGCCGCGTGA
- the rpsP gene encoding 30S ribosomal protein S16 has protein sequence MVKIRLTRGGAKKRPFYHIIVTDVRSARDGRNIERVGFYNPVAQGGEKRIELDLARVDHWVKNGAQPTEKVRNLIKEASKSQAAAA, from the coding sequence ATGGTCAAGATTCGACTGACCCGCGGCGGCGCCAAGAAGCGTCCGTTCTACCACATCATCGTCACCGACGTCCGCAGCGCCCGCGACGGCCGCAACATCGAGCGCGTTGGCTTCTACAACCCGGTTGCACAGGGCGGCGAGAAGCGCATCGAGCTGGACCTGGCCCGCGTTGACCATTGGGTCAAGAACGGCGCCCAGCCGACCGAGAAAGTTCGCAACCTGATCAAGGAAGCGAGCAAGTCCCAGGCCGCTGCGGCCTGA
- the rimM gene encoding ribosome maturation factor RimM (Essential for efficient processing of 16S rRNA) — translation MKDNERRILLGRIVGAFGVRGEIKLESWTEPRSAIFRYQPWILRSPNGQESTLEGARGRDTGKHLVARFPGIEDRDTVEAMHGTEVFVARSALPPPNADEYYWVDLEGLDVKTVEGVALGQVSHLFSTGANDVVVVRGDRERMIPFVVPEFVKSVDFEANLVVVDWDPEF, via the coding sequence ATGAAAGATAACGAGCGCCGCATCCTGCTTGGCAGGATTGTCGGCGCTTTTGGTGTGCGCGGCGAAATAAAGCTCGAGTCCTGGACCGAGCCGCGTTCCGCTATTTTCCGTTACCAACCGTGGATCCTGCGCAGCCCCAACGGGCAGGAATCGACGCTTGAAGGCGCCCGTGGCCGGGATACCGGCAAGCACCTGGTGGCCCGTTTCCCGGGCATCGAGGATCGCGACACGGTCGAGGCGATGCATGGCACCGAGGTCTTCGTGGCCCGCAGTGCGCTGCCGCCGCCCAATGCCGACGAGTATTACTGGGTCGATCTGGAGGGCCTGGATGTGAAGACCGTCGAAGGCGTTGCCCTCGGCCAGGTCTCGCACCTGTTCAGTACCGGCGCCAACGATGTGGTGGTCGTACGCGGTGACCGCGAGCGGATGATTCCGTTCGTCGTGCCGGAGTTCGTCAAATCCGTCGACTTCGAGGCCAATCTGGTCGTGGTCGACTGGGACCCCGAGTTCTGA
- the trmD gene encoding tRNA (guanosine(37)-N1)-methyltransferase TrmD: MRFDVITLFPDFLAQSAGLGVVGRAQEKGLFSLHGWNPRDYAEGNYRRVDDRPFGGGPGMVMLIEPLQACLQAIREADPTPARVIHLSPQGAPLTQAKVRELAALPRMVLLCGRYEGIDERFLAANVDEEISLGDYVLSGGELGAAVIIDAVARLQEGALNDAESAAQDSFEGDLGLLDCPHYSQPAQHPLGDVPDVLRSGNHAAIAAWRRQQSLIRTAQRRPDLLDEQALGKADRKLLALARQVPAEKGKV, encoded by the coding sequence ATGCGTTTCGACGTCATCACCCTGTTCCCCGATTTCCTCGCCCAGTCCGCTGGGCTGGGTGTGGTCGGCCGTGCGCAGGAAAAGGGATTGTTCAGCCTGCATGGCTGGAATCCCCGTGATTACGCCGAGGGCAACTACCGCCGGGTGGACGATCGTCCGTTCGGCGGTGGCCCGGGCATGGTGATGCTGATCGAGCCGCTGCAGGCGTGCCTGCAGGCGATCCGTGAGGCCGATCCGACGCCTGCGCGGGTGATCCATCTCAGCCCGCAGGGCGCGCCGTTGACCCAGGCCAAGGTGCGGGAACTGGCGGCATTGCCGCGCATGGTCCTGCTCTGCGGCCGCTATGAAGGCATCGACGAGCGTTTCCTGGCCGCCAATGTCGACGAGGAGATTTCCCTCGGCGACTACGTGTTGTCCGGCGGTGAGCTGGGGGCGGCGGTCATCATCGACGCGGTGGCCCGGCTGCAGGAAGGCGCCTTGAATGACGCCGAATCGGCCGCGCAGGACAGTTTCGAAGGCGACCTCGGCCTGCTTGACTGCCCGCATTACAGCCAGCCGGCCCAGCATCCGCTGGGGGACGTGCCGGACGTGCTGCGCTCGGGCAACCATGCCGCCATCGCCGCCTGGCGCCGGCAGCAGTCGTTGATCCGTACCGCACAGCGGCGCCCGGACCTGCTGGATGAACAGGCGCTGGGCAAGGCCGACCGCAAGCTGCTGGCCCTGGCCCGCCAGGTCCCGGCGGAAAAGGGCAAGGTCTAG